Proteins encoded by one window of Kribbella italica:
- a CDS encoding ATP-binding cassette domain-containing protein has translation MSTTESFAGEASASPTTPIVLLEDVGKSYGNIQALRGVSLAVRQGEITCVLGDNGAGKSTLIKIIAGLHDYTSGAMSVNGEERHFSSPRESLDSGIATVYQDLALAPLMSVWRNFFLGNELTKGPFGVLDAAKMKRIAQEELTKMGISIPNLEQPVGKLSGGQRQCVAIARAIHFGAKVLILDEPTAALGVNQSGVVLKYVVKARDAGIGVVFITHNPHHAYLVGNHFVILKLGRVALDTHRSDITLEQLTTEMAGGSELEALSHELRGFDPELVVTPQDKKD, from the coding sequence ATGAGTACGACGGAGAGCTTCGCCGGCGAGGCGAGCGCGAGCCCGACCACGCCGATCGTTCTGCTGGAGGACGTCGGCAAGAGTTACGGCAACATCCAGGCGTTGCGTGGGGTGTCGCTGGCCGTCCGGCAGGGGGAGATCACCTGCGTGCTGGGCGACAACGGGGCCGGCAAGTCGACGCTGATCAAGATCATCGCCGGCCTGCACGACTACACGTCCGGGGCGATGTCGGTGAACGGCGAGGAGCGGCACTTCTCGTCGCCGCGGGAGTCGCTCGACAGCGGGATCGCGACCGTCTACCAGGATCTGGCGCTGGCGCCGCTGATGTCGGTCTGGCGGAACTTCTTCCTCGGCAACGAGCTCACCAAGGGACCGTTCGGCGTGCTCGACGCCGCGAAGATGAAGCGGATCGCGCAGGAGGAGCTGACCAAGATGGGGATCTCGATCCCCAACCTGGAGCAGCCGGTCGGCAAGCTGTCCGGTGGTCAGCGGCAGTGCGTCGCGATCGCGCGGGCGATCCACTTCGGCGCGAAGGTGCTGATCCTGGACGAGCCGACCGCGGCGCTCGGCGTGAACCAGTCGGGCGTGGTGCTGAAGTACGTCGTCAAGGCGCGGGACGCGGGGATCGGGGTCGTTTTCATCACCCACAACCCGCATCACGCGTACCTGGTCGGCAACCACTTCGTCATCCTCAAGCTCGGCCGGGTCGCGCTCGACACCCACCGGTCGGACATCACGCTTGAGCAGCTGACGACGGAGATGGCGGGTGGTTCCGAGCTGGAGGCGCTCAGCCATGAGTTGCGTGGGTTCGATCCGGAGTTGGTGGTGACGCCGCAGGACAAGAAGGACTAG
- a CDS encoding Gfo/Idh/MocA family protein: MQDLRIGIIGVGQMGADHAERVVRRISGARLVAVSDPDLPRATALAELLSRPAGAAAGAAAATGAVAGSETGPATGRAAATGSAAGAVGGQASFSVAGGVRVIEDPLALIGDSGVDAVIIASPGFAHAEQLMACLEYAKPVLCEKPLTMDTESSLRVVEAEHKLGRQLIQVGFMRRFDPEYAALKQLLDSGELGRTLLLHNVHRNKSVPETFRSEMIVRDSLVHEVDVARWLFDDEIVRITVHAPKPTGLVANGALDPQLAILEMANGAIADVEVFVNFQVGYEVRCEAVAEKGSATIGLGVDVLTKRAGQWGGAVPEDYRARFGTAYDVEVQRWVDATHRGEIDGPTAWDGYAAAAVCTAGIQSLQEGRPVEVEMARKSEVLG, encoded by the coding sequence ATGCAGGACCTGAGGATCGGGATCATCGGGGTCGGGCAGATGGGTGCCGATCATGCCGAGCGGGTGGTGCGGCGGATCTCTGGTGCGCGTCTGGTCGCGGTCTCCGACCCGGACCTGCCGCGGGCGACCGCCCTGGCCGAGTTGCTGTCGCGTCCAGCCGGGGCCGCGGCCGGAGCTGCCGCTGCGACCGGGGCTGTGGCTGGATCCGAGACCGGACCTGCGACCGGACGTGCGGCTGCGACAGGATCTGCGGCGGGGGCTGTGGGTGGGCAGGCGAGCTTCTCGGTGGCCGGTGGGGTTCGGGTGATCGAGGATCCGTTGGCGTTGATCGGGGACTCGGGGGTGGACGCCGTCATCATTGCGTCGCCGGGGTTTGCGCATGCCGAGCAGTTGATGGCCTGTCTGGAGTACGCGAAGCCGGTGCTTTGTGAGAAGCCGCTGACGATGGACACGGAGTCCTCGCTGCGCGTCGTCGAGGCCGAGCACAAGCTGGGTCGGCAGCTGATCCAGGTCGGGTTCATGCGCCGGTTCGACCCGGAGTACGCCGCGCTCAAGCAGCTGCTCGACTCCGGTGAGCTCGGCCGGACGCTCCTGCTCCACAACGTGCACCGGAACAAGTCCGTGCCGGAGACCTTTCGTAGCGAGATGATTGTGCGCGACTCGCTCGTGCACGAGGTCGACGTCGCGCGCTGGCTGTTCGATGACGAGATCGTCCGGATCACTGTGCATGCGCCGAAGCCGACCGGTTTGGTGGCGAACGGTGCGCTCGACCCGCAGCTGGCGATCCTCGAGATGGCGAACGGTGCCATCGCCGACGTCGAGGTGTTCGTGAACTTTCAGGTCGGATATGAGGTCCGTTGCGAGGCCGTCGCCGAGAAGGGCAGCGCGACCATCGGCCTCGGCGTCGACGTGCTGACCAAGCGCGCTGGGCAGTGGGGCGGTGCGGTGCCGGAGGACTACCGGGCCAGGTTCGGTACGGCGTACGACGTTGAGGTCCAGCGCTGGGTGGACGCGACCCATCGGGGCGAGATCGACGGGCCGACGGCCTGGGACGGGTACGCCGCGGCGGCCGTCTGCACGGCCGGGATCCAGTCGTTGCAAGAGGGCCGGCCGGTCGAGGTCGAGATGGCCCGCAAGAGCGAGGTGCTGGGATGA
- a CDS encoding CoA-acylating methylmalonate-semialdehyde dehydrogenase translates to MSTGRITHLIGGTPWTGVSERTSKVYNPATGEVTGELDLASAATVDEAVKVAHEASKTWGRTSLTKRAQVLFAFRELLNERKGDIAALITAEHGKVLSDALGEVTRGLEVVEFACGIPHLLKGGFSENVSTNVDVYSIRQSLGAVAVISPFNFPAMVPLWFVPIAVACGNSVVIKPSEKDPSAVNAVAALWKEAGLPDGVMNVVHGDKEAVDRLLEHPDIKAVSFVGSTPIARYVYETGTANGKRVQALGGAKNHMVVLPDADLDLAADAAVNAGFGSAGERCMAISALIAVEPVADDLIAKIKERMATLKTGDGTRGCDMGPLVTGAHRDKVVGYVEAGVEAGAELAVDGREGPFDGGEDGFWLAPTLFDKVTPQMSIYTDEIFGPVLSVVRVPSYDAALDLVNSNPYGNGTAIFTNDGGAARRYQVEVEVGMVGVNVPIPVPMAYYSFGGWKNSLFGDTHAHGTEGVHFFTRGKVITSRWLDPSHGGLNLGFPTHD, encoded by the coding sequence GTGAGCACTGGACGCATCACCCACCTGATCGGCGGGACGCCCTGGACGGGTGTCTCGGAGCGCACCAGCAAGGTCTACAACCCGGCCACCGGCGAGGTGACCGGCGAGCTGGATCTGGCCTCGGCGGCGACTGTCGACGAGGCGGTCAAGGTCGCCCACGAGGCGTCGAAGACGTGGGGTAGGACGTCGCTGACCAAGCGCGCGCAGGTGCTGTTCGCGTTTCGCGAGCTGCTGAACGAGCGCAAGGGCGACATCGCCGCGCTGATCACCGCCGAGCATGGCAAGGTGCTGTCCGACGCGCTCGGTGAGGTGACCCGCGGGCTCGAGGTGGTCGAGTTCGCCTGCGGTATCCCGCACCTGCTCAAGGGTGGGTTCAGCGAGAACGTGTCGACCAACGTCGACGTGTACTCGATCCGCCAGTCGCTCGGTGCGGTCGCGGTGATCTCGCCGTTCAACTTCCCGGCGATGGTGCCGCTGTGGTTCGTCCCGATCGCGGTGGCCTGCGGCAACAGCGTGGTGATCAAGCCGTCGGAGAAGGACCCGTCGGCGGTGAACGCGGTCGCCGCGCTGTGGAAGGAGGCCGGTCTGCCGGACGGCGTGATGAACGTCGTGCACGGGGACAAGGAGGCCGTCGATCGGCTGCTCGAGCACCCGGACATCAAGGCGGTCTCGTTCGTCGGGTCGACGCCGATCGCGCGGTACGTGTACGAGACCGGTACGGCGAACGGCAAGCGCGTGCAGGCGCTCGGCGGCGCGAAGAACCACATGGTCGTGCTGCCCGACGCCGATCTCGACCTGGCCGCCGACGCCGCGGTCAACGCGGGCTTCGGGTCGGCCGGTGAGCGCTGCATGGCGATCTCCGCGCTGATCGCGGTCGAGCCGGTCGCGGACGACCTGATCGCGAAGATCAAGGAGCGGATGGCGACGCTGAAGACCGGCGACGGGACGCGCGGCTGCGACATGGGTCCGCTGGTGACCGGCGCGCACCGCGACAAGGTCGTCGGGTACGTCGAGGCGGGCGTCGAGGCCGGTGCCGAGCTCGCGGTCGACGGGCGGGAGGGGCCGTTCGACGGTGGCGAGGACGGGTTCTGGCTGGCCCCGACGCTGTTCGACAAGGTGACGCCGCAGATGTCGATCTACACCGACGAGATCTTCGGGCCGGTGCTGTCGGTGGTCCGCGTTCCGTCGTACGACGCGGCGCTGGACCTGGTGAACTCCAACCCGTACGGCAACGGCACAGCGATCTTCACCAACGACGGCGGCGCGGCGCGGCGGTACCAGGTCGAGGTCGAGGTCGGGATGGTCGGCGTGAACGTGCCGATCCCGGTGCCGATGGCGTACTACTCGTTCGGCGGGTGGAAGAACTCGCTGTTCGGGGACACCCACGCGCACGGGACCGAGGGCGTGCACTTCTTCACCCGCGGGAAGGTCATCACCTCGCGCTGGCTCGACCCGAGCCACGGTGGGCTGAACCTGGGCTTCCCGACCCACGACTGA
- a CDS encoding Gfo/Idh/MocA family protein, whose translation MEPLRIGILGAARIAGRAIAEPARLTGARLVAVAARDAERAEAFAAEHGVERVHASYEDVIDDLEIEAIYNPLANGLHGPWNLRAIAAGKHVLTEKPSASNAPEAAAVRDAAREAGVVVMEGFHYVFHPVTKRIQELLAKGELGELQHVEATMVMGPPADEDPRWSLALAGGAVMDVGCYALHAQRMLAPWGGGQPKLVSARAGERKRLPGVDEWLNADLEFPNGATGAVRTSMAAEELDFSLKVVGTRGEAFAPSFVLPHQDDRVIVTTKEDHWVEHLGRKSSYTYQLEAFAAHLRDGAPLPIDADDAVATMELIDACYSDAGLQPRPVSRI comes from the coding sequence ATGGAACCGCTGCGCATCGGCATCCTCGGCGCCGCCCGGATCGCCGGCCGGGCGATCGCCGAACCGGCCCGGCTGACCGGCGCCCGGCTGGTCGCGGTCGCGGCCCGGGACGCCGAACGGGCCGAGGCCTTCGCCGCCGAGCACGGCGTCGAGCGGGTGCACGCGTCGTACGAGGACGTCATCGACGACCTCGAGATCGAGGCGATCTACAACCCGCTCGCCAACGGTCTGCACGGTCCGTGGAACCTGCGAGCGATTGCCGCGGGCAAGCATGTGCTGACCGAGAAGCCGTCGGCCAGCAACGCGCCCGAAGCCGCCGCGGTCCGTGATGCCGCTCGCGAGGCCGGTGTCGTCGTGATGGAGGGCTTCCACTACGTCTTCCACCCGGTCACCAAGCGCATCCAGGAACTGCTCGCCAAGGGTGAGCTCGGCGAGCTGCAGCACGTCGAGGCGACGATGGTGATGGGCCCGCCGGCCGACGAGGATCCGCGCTGGTCGCTGGCGCTCGCCGGTGGGGCCGTGATGGACGTCGGCTGCTACGCGCTGCACGCCCAGCGGATGCTCGCGCCGTGGGGCGGCGGTCAGCCCAAGCTGGTCAGCGCCCGGGCCGGCGAACGGAAGCGGCTGCCCGGTGTCGACGAGTGGCTCAACGCGGACCTGGAGTTCCCGAACGGCGCGACCGGCGCGGTCCGCACGAGCATGGCCGCTGAGGAGCTCGACTTCAGCCTCAAGGTCGTCGGCACCCGCGGTGAGGCGTTCGCGCCGAGCTTCGTGCTGCCCCACCAGGACGACCGGGTGATCGTCACCACCAAGGAAGACCACTGGGTCGAGCACCTCGGCCGCAAGTCGTCGTACACCTATCAGCTCGAGGCCTTCGCCGCCCATCTGCGCGACGGCGCTCCGCTTCCCATCGACGCCGACGACGCGGTCGCCACGATGGAACTCATCGACGCCTGCTACTCCGACGCCGGCCTCCAGCCCCGCCCGGTCTCGCGGATCTGA
- a CDS encoding Gfo/Idh/MocA family oxidoreductase, which translates to MGAGRIGTMHAGNVARRVPGAELVAVADPREEAATSLAEKYGAKACGVDDLLRDPEIDGVLITSIAAVQSELIVRAAQAGKAVWCEKPASLTVEELDRAIAATRAAAVPLQVGFNRRFAADFQQARAIVDAGEIGTPQLMRSVTRDPGRPAGMVNPGGVPPWTIFRETLIHDFDTLLWLNPGAEVVEVYTRADALVAPQCKADGLLDTAVVVLTFDNGAIATAEANFSALYGYDVRGEVFGSKGMVVAGRLPSTTAVRYDASGLHQQTMRSDEQMFGDAYVQELIDFTEVVRGTIAPPVTGEDARRALTIALAAMRSYEEHQPIRIE; encoded by the coding sequence GTGGGGGCCGGCCGGATCGGGACCATGCATGCGGGGAACGTGGCGCGGCGGGTGCCGGGGGCTGAGTTGGTGGCGGTGGCGGATCCTCGCGAGGAGGCAGCGACCAGCCTGGCGGAGAAGTACGGCGCGAAGGCTTGTGGCGTGGACGATCTGCTCAGAGATCCTGAGATCGACGGCGTCCTGATCACCTCGATCGCTGCGGTGCAGTCGGAGCTGATCGTGCGGGCGGCCCAAGCGGGCAAGGCGGTGTGGTGCGAGAAGCCGGCGTCGCTGACGGTTGAGGAGCTCGACCGGGCGATCGCGGCGACGAGAGCTGCCGCAGTTCCTCTCCAGGTGGGGTTCAACCGGCGGTTCGCGGCGGACTTCCAGCAGGCGCGGGCGATCGTCGACGCGGGCGAGATCGGTACGCCGCAGTTGATGCGGTCGGTCACGCGCGACCCGGGCCGACCGGCCGGGATGGTGAACCCCGGCGGCGTCCCACCGTGGACGATCTTCCGGGAGACCTTGATCCACGACTTCGACACGTTGCTGTGGCTCAACCCGGGCGCCGAGGTGGTCGAGGTCTACACGCGCGCCGACGCGCTGGTCGCGCCGCAGTGCAAGGCCGACGGGCTGCTCGACACGGCGGTCGTCGTACTGACCTTCGACAACGGTGCGATCGCCACCGCGGAGGCGAACTTCTCCGCGCTCTACGGGTACGACGTACGCGGTGAGGTGTTCGGCAGCAAGGGCATGGTCGTCGCGGGCCGCCTGCCGAGTACGACGGCGGTGCGGTACGACGCGAGCGGCCTGCACCAGCAGACGATGCGCAGCGACGAGCAGATGTTCGGCGACGCGTACGTGCAGGAGCTGATCGACTTCACCGAGGTCGTGCGCGGCACCATCGCGCCGCCGGTCACCGGCGAGGATGCCCGTCGCGCGTTGACGATCGCCCTGGCCGCGATGCGCTCGTACGAGGAACACCAGCCGATCCGGATCGAGTGA
- a CDS encoding GntR family transcriptional regulator produces MSTVQVSVDRSSRTPLHVQLAQQLEAAIQGGDLPVGSRLSNEVDLAEAYGLSRPTVRQAIARLVDQGLLVRKRGVGTQVVGNSGQVRRSLELTSLYDDLAAAHRKPETEVLRFGIAPASTDVAAALQCEAGDRVLRLERLRRADGEPLALMRNWLPPEMLDTDPSTLAERGLYELLRAEGVRLKVAHQTISAQPATPEQARLLGEEAGHPLLATTRITYDDHGRAVEYGSHLFRASRYAFEHTLVHR; encoded by the coding sequence ATGAGCACCGTCCAGGTCAGCGTCGATCGCAGCAGCCGTACCCCGCTCCACGTCCAGCTGGCTCAGCAGTTGGAGGCGGCGATCCAGGGCGGTGACCTCCCGGTCGGTTCCCGGCTCAGCAACGAGGTGGACCTGGCCGAGGCGTACGGACTGAGCCGTCCAACGGTGCGGCAGGCCATCGCCAGGCTGGTCGACCAGGGCCTGCTGGTCCGCAAACGCGGCGTCGGCACACAGGTCGTCGGCAACTCCGGCCAGGTCCGGCGCTCGCTGGAACTCACCAGCCTGTACGACGACCTGGCTGCGGCGCATCGCAAGCCGGAGACCGAGGTACTGCGCTTCGGCATCGCACCTGCGAGCACTGACGTCGCCGCGGCCCTGCAGTGCGAGGCTGGAGACCGCGTTCTGCGGCTGGAGCGCCTCCGCCGCGCGGACGGCGAGCCGCTGGCCCTGATGCGCAACTGGCTGCCGCCAGAGATGCTGGACACGGATCCGAGCACCCTGGCCGAGCGCGGCCTGTACGAGCTGCTCCGGGCCGAGGGTGTCCGCCTCAAGGTCGCGCACCAGACCATCTCGGCCCAGCCCGCCACACCGGAACAGGCCCGCCTCCTCGGTGAGGAAGCGGGCCATCCGCTGCTGGCGACCACGCGGATCACGTACGACGATCACGGCCGTGCCGTCGAGTACGGGTCCCACCTGTTCCGCGCGTCGCGCTACGCGTTCGAGCACACCCTCGTCCACCGCTGA
- a CDS encoding SigE family RNA polymerase sigma factor, producing the protein MGSTTDDFEEFARARTPQLYRTAWLLAGDRHHAEDLVQETLAKMYRSWWRMQRIENPAAYAQTVLARTFVSQRRKRSWNEQPTAAMPDGVHQSGDLELRLALRDALAELAPLDRAVLVLRFFEDRSVEQVALDLGKNAGAIRTRTSRALDRLRAVLGDDVHLIAL; encoded by the coding sequence ATGGGATCGACGACGGACGATTTCGAGGAGTTCGCCAGAGCGCGGACCCCGCAGCTGTACCGGACGGCCTGGCTGCTCGCCGGTGACCGGCACCACGCCGAGGACCTGGTCCAGGAGACGCTGGCCAAGATGTACCGGTCCTGGTGGCGGATGCAGCGGATCGAGAACCCCGCGGCGTACGCCCAGACCGTCCTGGCCCGGACGTTCGTCTCGCAGCGGCGCAAACGCAGCTGGAACGAGCAGCCGACGGCCGCGATGCCGGACGGCGTCCACCAGTCCGGCGACCTCGAACTACGCCTCGCCCTGCGCGACGCCCTGGCCGAACTGGCTCCTCTCGATCGTGCGGTGCTGGTGCTGCGGTTCTTCGAAGATCGCAGCGTCGAACAGGTCGCGCTCGATCTCGGCAAGAACGCCGGTGCGATCAGAACCCGGACCTCTCGTGCCCTGGACCGCCTGCGCGCGGTGCTCGGCGACGACGTCCACCTGATCGCTCTCTGA
- a CDS encoding CpaF family protein, which translates to MTADRVAARRNGFDRGEAVELIDAQVRDVVRREGIDPLRDPGAVSTIVATVVREYDERSLTGIVPPIGDVEAVSREVHDRVAGFGPLQRYLDDPKVEEIWINEPSRVFIAREGRHELTTTVLTEEEVSDLVERMLKTTGRRIDVSQPFTDARLPDGSRVHIVLGGITQRYAAINIRKFTVRASKLTDLVALGSMTPHAAAVLDASVAVGLNILVAGGTQAGKTTMLNALAGSIPGRERVISCEEVFEIKLPIPDWVSMQTRQAGLEGTGEVRLRDLVKESLRMRPSRLIVGEVRGEECLDLLLALNSGLPGMCTIHANSAREALTKMCTLPLLAGENIGSRFVLPTVAGCVDLVVHLGIGSDGQRRVREIVAVSGRIEDQTIETETLFGLYDGMLRRAEGQLPHPERFQQAGYSPAGLLTELPRGVN; encoded by the coding sequence ATGACAGCGGACAGGGTCGCCGCGCGCCGCAACGGGTTCGACCGCGGCGAGGCGGTCGAGCTGATCGACGCGCAGGTCCGCGACGTCGTCCGGCGCGAGGGCATCGATCCGCTGCGCGACCCCGGCGCGGTCAGCACGATCGTCGCGACGGTCGTCCGCGAGTACGACGAGCGCAGCCTGACCGGGATCGTGCCGCCGATCGGCGACGTCGAGGCGGTCAGCCGTGAGGTGCACGACCGGGTGGCGGGGTTCGGCCCGCTCCAGCGGTACCTGGACGACCCGAAGGTCGAGGAGATCTGGATCAACGAGCCGTCCCGGGTGTTCATCGCCCGCGAGGGCCGCCACGAGCTGACCACGACGGTGCTGACGGAGGAGGAGGTCTCCGACCTGGTCGAGCGGATGCTGAAGACGACCGGACGACGGATCGACGTCTCGCAGCCGTTCACCGACGCCCGCCTGCCCGACGGCAGCCGGGTGCACATCGTGCTCGGCGGCATCACCCAGCGGTACGCCGCGATCAACATCCGCAAGTTCACCGTCCGGGCCAGCAAGCTGACCGACCTGGTCGCCCTCGGCTCGATGACGCCGCACGCGGCCGCGGTGCTCGACGCGTCGGTTGCCGTTGGCCTCAACATCTTGGTTGCCGGAGGCACCCAGGCGGGCAAGACCACGATGCTGAACGCGCTGGCCGGGTCGATCCCGGGCCGGGAGCGGGTGATCAGCTGCGAGGAGGTCTTCGAGATCAAGCTGCCGATTCCCGACTGGGTGTCGATGCAGACCCGGCAGGCCGGGCTGGAGGGCACCGGCGAGGTGCGGCTGCGGGACCTGGTCAAGGAGTCGCTGCGGATGCGGCCGTCCCGGCTGATCGTCGGCGAGGTCCGGGGTGAGGAGTGCCTCGATCTGCTGCTCGCGCTGAACAGCGGCCTCCCCGGCATGTGCACCATCCACGCGAACTCGGCGCGCGAGGCGCTGACCAAGATGTGCACGCTGCCGCTGCTCGCGGGAGAGAACATCGGATCGAGGTTCGTGCTGCCGACGGTGGCGGGCTGCGTCGACCTGGTCGTGCACCTCGGGATCGGCAGCGACGGGCAGCGCCGGGTGCGCGAGATCGTCGCGGTCAGCGGCCGGATCGAGGACCAGACGATCGAGACCGAGACCCTGTTCGGCCTGTACGACGGGATGCTGCGCCGGGCCGAGGGCCAACTGCCGCATCCGGAGCGGTTCCAGCAGGCGGGGTACTCGCCGGCCGGGCTGCTGACCGAGCTGCCGCGCGGGGTGAACTGA
- a CDS encoding type II secretion system F family protein, whose translation MGLLLGLFFGIGVLLVVWSFIAPSEDKPKTDGRLTARSRDLLARAGVEGVTPGAFIGACVVTGFVAFVLMFVVSAALPVGVVFGLMAGGVPVALLKSRARKRLGEFRELWPDVVDNIASAVRAGLSLSEALAQVGERGPLPLREPFRRFGADYASTGRFADSLDRLKARLADPVGDRVVEALRIAREVGGGDLGRLLRSLSSFLRDDARTRSELEARQSWSVNGARVAVAAPWLVLGLLSFQGDVIQRYNSPTGALVIGIGAVVCVVAYRVMLRIGRLPEPERVLR comes from the coding sequence ATGGGACTGCTGCTCGGGCTGTTCTTCGGGATCGGTGTGCTGCTGGTCGTCTGGTCGTTCATCGCGCCGTCCGAGGACAAGCCGAAGACCGACGGGCGGCTGACGGCGCGCAGCCGTGACCTGCTGGCGCGGGCCGGGGTGGAGGGTGTGACGCCGGGGGCGTTCATCGGTGCCTGCGTCGTGACGGGGTTCGTCGCGTTCGTGCTGATGTTCGTGGTGTCGGCGGCGTTGCCGGTGGGTGTGGTGTTCGGGCTGATGGCCGGTGGGGTGCCGGTCGCGCTGCTGAAGAGTCGCGCGCGCAAGCGGTTGGGGGAGTTCCGGGAGCTGTGGCCGGACGTGGTCGACAACATCGCTTCCGCCGTACGGGCTGGGCTGTCGTTGTCGGAGGCGTTGGCGCAGGTCGGCGAGCGGGGGCCGTTGCCGTTGCGCGAGCCGTTCCGGCGGTTCGGCGCGGACTACGCGTCGACCGGGCGGTTCGCGGACTCGCTCGACAGGTTGAAGGCGCGGTTGGCGGATCCGGTCGGTGACCGGGTGGTGGAGGCGTTGCGGATCGCGCGGGAGGTCGGTGGCGGTGACCTCGGGCGGTTGCTGCGGTCGTTGTCGAGCTTCTTGCGTGATGACGCGCGCACGAGGTCGGAGCTGGAGGCACGCCAGTCCTGGTCGGTGAACGGGGCTCGCGTCGCGGTGGCGGCGCCGTGGCTGGTGCTGGGGTTGCTGTCGTTCCAGGGGGACGTGATCCAGCGGTACAACTCGCCGACCGGGGCGTTGGTTATCGGCATCGGGGCAGTCGTCTGTGTTGTCGCGTACCGGGTGATGCTGCGGATCGGTCGCCTGCCGGAGCCGGAGCGGGTGCTGCGATGA
- a CDS encoding type II secretion system F family protein, translating into MNPLVLGALLGGVFGASLLLIVRRLPFLRKPTVDDRIGPYLRDLAGADVFSGVVDSGSPFHAMLRMFGPSLRAGAARLERILGGAVSIRRRLARAGIDRSVEEFRIEQVLWGTAGFGAGLVVALVTLSLGYGNPVGLLVLAALLAVLGVLSRDTYLSTQVRNRERRLLAELPTVAELLALSVAAGEGPAAALDRVARSCKGELADELQRVLAETRAGSSLVRALDSLADRTGLVALSRFADGLAVALERGTPLADVLRAQAGDIREASRRELIESGARREVAMMVPVVFLVLPVTIMFAFYPGAVGIQLIAG; encoded by the coding sequence ATGAACCCTCTGGTGCTGGGGGCACTGCTGGGTGGGGTGTTCGGCGCGAGCCTGTTGCTGATCGTTCGGCGGCTGCCGTTCCTGCGGAAGCCGACGGTCGACGACCGGATCGGGCCGTACCTGCGCGATCTCGCCGGGGCCGACGTGTTCTCCGGCGTGGTCGACTCGGGGTCGCCGTTCCACGCGATGCTGCGGATGTTCGGGCCGTCGTTGCGCGCCGGGGCGGCTCGGCTGGAGCGGATCCTCGGCGGTGCGGTGTCGATCCGGCGACGGCTGGCGCGGGCGGGGATCGACCGGAGCGTCGAGGAGTTCCGGATCGAGCAGGTGCTGTGGGGGACAGCCGGGTTCGGTGCTGGGTTGGTGGTCGCGCTCGTGACGCTATCGCTGGGCTACGGCAATCCGGTCGGGCTGCTGGTCCTGGCTGCGCTGCTCGCCGTACTGGGGGTGCTGTCGCGGGACACCTACTTGAGCACGCAGGTGCGTAATCGGGAGCGGCGGCTGTTGGCCGAGCTGCCAACCGTGGCCGAGTTGCTGGCGCTGTCGGTTGCTGCCGGTGAGGGGCCGGCGGCGGCTCTCGATCGGGTGGCGCGGTCGTGCAAGGGCGAGTTGGCCGACGAGCTGCAGCGGGTGCTCGCGGAGACGCGGGCCGGATCGTCGCTGGTGCGTGCGCTGGACAGCCTCGCGGATCGGACCGGGCTGGTAGCGCTGTCCCGTTTCGCGGACGGGCTGGCGGTCGCGCTCGAACGCGGTACGCCGCTGGCCGACGTACTGCGGGCGCAGGCCGGCGACATCCGCGAGGCGAGCCGGCGTGAACTGATCGAGTCCGGGGCACGTCGCGAGGTCGCGATGATGGTGCCCGTCGTGTTCCTGGTGCTGCCCGTCACCATCATGTTCGCCTTCTACCCCGGCGCCGTCGGGATCCAGCTGATCGCCGGATAG
- a CDS encoding TadE/TadG family type IV pilus assembly protein encodes MIRAQGNQRRRDERGAAVVDFVLVSVIVVPLFLGTLQVGLFLYIRNTMTAAASEGAHYAAVLNRDTADGEARTRELVDGVVRTELIESVIAEQTEIDGQPVVRVAIDAHMPALGLWGPGIDFSVEGHAVKETGE; translated from the coding sequence ATGATCAGAGCCCAGGGCAACCAACGGCGGCGGGACGAGCGTGGGGCGGCTGTGGTCGACTTCGTGCTGGTGTCGGTGATCGTCGTGCCGTTGTTCCTGGGGACTTTGCAGGTCGGTCTGTTCCTCTACATCCGCAACACGATGACGGCGGCGGCTTCCGAGGGGGCGCACTACGCGGCGGTGCTCAACCGGGATACGGCCGACGGGGAGGCGCGGACGCGGGAGTTGGTGGACGGTGTCGTTCGCACCGAGCTGATCGAGTCGGTGATCGCCGAGCAGACGGAGATCGACGGGCAGCCGGTGGTTCGGGTCGCCATCGACGCGCACATGCCGGCGCTCGGGTTGTGGGGACCCGGGATCGACTTCAGCGTCGAGGGTCATGCGGTCAAGGAGACCGGCGAGTGA